A window from Chitinophaga filiformis encodes these proteins:
- a CDS encoding arginase, which produces MKNIKIIEVKSEIGAGTRGASLGVEAIKIAALDFMSNFFVHFPTEAIETENKLLFEPIESPYAKRIKGTLTLYERISKSVCETVKTNWFPVVLSGDHSTAGATIAGLKMAHPKAKLGAIWIDAHADLHTPYTTPSGNMHGMPVAISIAEDNLECKVHDLDDNTIKTWEALKNIGGIAPKILPEDIVFISLRDYEKEEEHLIKTYGMKVISTNEVRRKGPEQIARSVFRYLSDCEYIYVSFDVDSLDASISKGTGTPVTNGLREREVEDLISKFMQHRKICCFEITEVNPTLDKENLMAEIAFNILQRSVNVLLLN; this is translated from the coding sequence ATGAAGAATATCAAGATCATTGAGGTTAAGTCGGAAATTGGAGCTGGCACGCGTGGCGCCAGCCTTGGAGTGGAAGCTATTAAAATAGCTGCCCTGGACTTCATGAGCAATTTTTTTGTGCATTTCCCTACAGAGGCTATAGAAACAGAAAACAAGCTGCTTTTTGAACCCATAGAATCGCCCTATGCCAAACGAATCAAAGGAACACTGACACTGTACGAAAGGATCAGTAAAAGTGTCTGTGAAACGGTAAAAACAAACTGGTTCCCGGTAGTGCTTTCCGGCGACCACAGTACTGCGGGAGCTACTATTGCGGGCCTGAAAATGGCTCATCCCAAGGCTAAACTCGGGGCTATCTGGATCGATGCACATGCCGATCTGCATACGCCTTACACCACCCCTTCCGGTAATATGCATGGCATGCCAGTGGCCATTTCTATTGCGGAAGATAACCTGGAATGCAAGGTGCATGACCTGGACGACAATACCATCAAAACATGGGAAGCACTGAAGAATATCGGCGGCATTGCACCTAAGATATTGCCGGAGGACATTGTATTCATATCCCTGCGGGATTATGAAAAGGAAGAAGAACACCTGATCAAGACCTATGGGATGAAGGTGATCTCTACCAACGAGGTACGCCGTAAAGGGCCGGAACAGATAGCACGTTCCGTATTCCGTTACCTGAGCGACTGTGAATACATTTATGTTTCTTTCGACGTAGACAGCCTGGATGCTTCCATTTCCAAAGGTACCGGTACCCCGGTAACAAATGGCTTAAGGGAACGCGAAGTAGAAGACCTGATCTCGAAATTCATGCAGCACCGCAAGATCTGCTGTTTTGAGATCACAGAGGTGAACCCTACACTGGATAAAGAGAACCTGATGGCGGAAATAGCCTTTAATATACTGCAACGCAGTGTGAATGTACTGCTGCTGAATTAG